In Phocoena phocoena chromosome 8, mPhoPho1.1, whole genome shotgun sequence, the following are encoded in one genomic region:
- the KCNE3 gene encoding potassium voltage-gated channel subfamily E member 3 — METTNGTETWYESLHTVLKALNATLHSNLLCRPGSDNLTEERRASLPGRDDNSYMYILFVMFLFAATVGSLILGYTRSRKVDKRSDPYHVYIKNRVSML; from the coding sequence ATGGAGACCACCAATGGGACTGAGACCTGGTATGAGAGCCTGCACACTGTGTTGAAGGCTCTAAATGCTACTCTTCACAGCAACTTACTCTGCCGGCCAGGGTCAGACAACCTGACTGAGGAGAGGCGGGCCAGCCTACCTGGCCGCGATGACAACTCCTACATGTACATTCTCTTCGTCATGTTCCTATTTGCTGCCACTGTGGGCAGCCTCATCCTGGGATACACCCGCTCCCGCAAAGTGGATAAGCGCAGTGACCCCTATCATGTATACATCAAGAACCGTGTGTCTATGCTCTAA
- the LIPT2 gene encoding octanoyl-[acyl-carrier-protein]:protein N-octanoyltransferase LIPT2, mitochondrial isoform X1 → MRQPAVRLLWLSQVPYAELLALQERWLRRLQAEPGTEAGALLLCEPAGPVYTAGLRGGLTSEEATRLRALGADVRAIGRGGLATFHGPGQLLCHPVLDLRPLGLRLRAHVAALEACAVRLCELQGLPGARARPPPYTGVWLGERKICAIGVRCGRHITSHGLALNCSTDLTWFEHIVPCGLVGTGVTSLSKELQRHVTVDEVIPRFLEAFKETYKCTLISEDNPS, encoded by the exons ATGCGGCAACCGGCGGTACGGCTGCTGTGGCTGAGTCAGGTGCCGTATGCCGAGCTGCTGGCGCTGCAGGAGCGCTGGCTGCGGCGGCTGCAGGCCGAGCCAGGGACCGAGGCGGGCGCGCTCCTGCTCTGCGAGCCCGCGGGGCCCGTGTACACCGCCGGGCTGCGCGGCGGCCTGACGTCCGAGGAGGCGACGCGGCTGCGGGCCTTGGGTGCCGATGTGCGCGCCATTGGCCGCGGCGGCCTAGCCACCTTCCACGGCCCGGGCCAGCTGCTCTGCCACCCCGTACTCGACCTGCGACCCCTTGGCCTGCGCCTGCGCGCCCACGTGGCGGCGCTGGAGGCGTGCGCCGTGCGCCTGTGCGAGCTCCAGGGCCTACCAGGTGCCCGCGCGCGGCCCCCACCCTACACCGGCGTCTGGCTGGGCGAGCGCAAGATCTGCGCAATCG GAGTCCGCTGTGGAAGGCACATTACATCTCACGGCCTGGCGCTGAACTGTTCTACGGACCTCACGTGGTTTGAGCACATTGTGCCCTGTGGGCTGGTTGGGACAGGTGTCACTTCCCTGAGTAAGGAGCTCCAGAGGCATGTCACTGTGGATGAAGTAATACCACGTTTCCTTGAGGCCTTTAAAGAGACCTATAAGTGCACATTGATCTCCGAGGACAACCCCAGCTGA
- the LIPT2 gene encoding octanoyl-[acyl-carrier-protein]:protein N-octanoyltransferase LIPT2, mitochondrial isoform X2: protein MRQPAVRLLWLSQVPYAELLALQERWLRRLQAEPGTEAGALLLCEPAGPVYTAGLRGGLTSEEATRLRALGADVRAIGRGGLATFHGPGQLLCHPVLDLRPLGLRLRAHVAALEACAVRLCELQGLPGARARPPPYTGVWLGERKICAIGERLGAGRALRGQLSAVEGTLHLTAWR from the exons ATGCGGCAACCGGCGGTACGGCTGCTGTGGCTGAGTCAGGTGCCGTATGCCGAGCTGCTGGCGCTGCAGGAGCGCTGGCTGCGGCGGCTGCAGGCCGAGCCAGGGACCGAGGCGGGCGCGCTCCTGCTCTGCGAGCCCGCGGGGCCCGTGTACACCGCCGGGCTGCGCGGCGGCCTGACGTCCGAGGAGGCGACGCGGCTGCGGGCCTTGGGTGCCGATGTGCGCGCCATTGGCCGCGGCGGCCTAGCCACCTTCCACGGCCCGGGCCAGCTGCTCTGCCACCCCGTACTCGACCTGCGACCCCTTGGCCTGCGCCTGCGCGCCCACGTGGCGGCGCTGGAGGCGTGCGCCGTGCGCCTGTGCGAGCTCCAGGGCCTACCAGGTGCCCGCGCGCGGCCCCCACCCTACACCGGCGTCTGGCTGGGCGAGCGCAAGATCTGCGCAATCGGTGAGCGCCTCGGGGCGGG AAGGGCCCTCAGAGGCCAACTC TCCGCTGTGGAAGGCACATTACATCTCACGGCCTGGCGCTGA